From a region of the Cucumis sativus cultivar 9930 chromosome 6, Cucumber_9930_V3, whole genome shotgun sequence genome:
- the LOC101204363 gene encoding uncharacterized protein LOC101204363: MSINQNHLLRLVLSCRKITAQVTNPATSSIIAMASSSEQEFVAYYRSKLHRFPRSNNFWDSKVASRVGEKLGHRLKEIGVSDVRIDLAEELSRPIYYRKMVLPLFDSVQRSGVAVDGAEKLGTGSI, encoded by the coding sequence ATGTCCATTAACCAAAACCACCTCCTCCGCCTTGTTCTTTCCTGCCGGAAAATCACTGCCCAGGTCACCAATCCAGCCACCTCCTCCATCATCGCCATGGCTTCTTCCTCCGAGCAGGAATTCGTCGCCTATTACCGCTCTAAACTCCACCGTTTTCCTCGATCAAACAATTTCTGGGACTCCAAAGTCGCCTCTCGCGTCGGCGAAAAGCTCGGCCACCGTTTGAAGGAGATCGGCGTCTCCGATGTTCGGATTGATCTCGCTGAAGAGCTATCCCGCCCTATTTACTACCGGAAGATGGTTCTGCCGCTCTTTGATTCTGTTCAGCGCTCCGGCGTCGCCGTTGATGGGGCTGAGAAGCTTGGAACAGGTTCGATCTAG
- the LOC101204607 gene encoding tetrapyrrole-binding protein, chloroplastic, giving the protein MATSHSLPSLRHSLRHPHRPNLSPTSFSSSSTLFLKPTSSTAVTTTTTTTAATSSLSAAAAGSFSLSSDTSSAISFDELDRLLGAKDFRQADEETRRLLIALAGEGALKRGYVYFSEVQFIAAEDLKAIDDLWQKHSDGKFGYSVQKRIFEKVNKDFTKLFMKLGWMKKLDTEIEQYNYRAFPTEFIWELTEDTPEGHLPLTNALRGTRLMSNILNHPAFGEEAIEEKGEEKIAGVVENGGLKKGLKSITERLFKRDYSF; this is encoded by the coding sequence ATGGCAACTTCCCACTCTCTCCCATCTCTCCGTCACTCTCTCCGCCATCCTCACCGCCCTAACCTCTCTCCCACCTCCTTCTCCTCTTCCTCCACTCTCTTCCTCAAACCAACTTCCTCCACCGCtgtcaccaccaccaccaccactaCCGCCGCCACTTCCTCTCTCTCCGCCGCAGCTGCCGGctccttctctctctcctcaGACACCTCCTCCGCCATCTCTTTCGACGAGCTCGACCGCCTCCTAGGCGCCAAAGACTTTCGGCAAGCCGACGAGGAGACCCGCCGGCTTCTGATCGCCCTCGCCGGCGAAGGCGCCCTGAAAAGAGGGTACGTCTATTTCTCCGAAGTTCAATTCATTGCCGCCGAGGATCTGAAAGCCATTGACGATCTGTGGCAGAAACACAGCGATGGGAAATTTGGGTACAGCGTACAGAAACGGATTTTCGAGAAAGTGAACAAAGATTTCACGAAATTGTTTATGAAACTTGGTTGGATGAAGAAGCTGGATACGGAAATTGAGCAGTACAATTACAGAGCATTTCCGACGGAGTTTATTTGGGAGCTGACGGAGGACACGCCTGAAGGGCATCTGCCATTAACTAATGCTTTGAGAGGGACACGGTTAATGAGCAATATTTTGAACCATCCGGCATTTGGGGAGGAGGCCATTGAAGAGAAaggtgaagaaaaaattgcagGGGTGGTTGAAAATGGAGGATTGAAGAAAGGATTGAAATCGATCACTGAGAGGCTTTTCAAAAGAGATTATAGCTTTTGA